The sequence below is a genomic window from Anaerosporomusa subterranea.
GCAGCAGCTACAGGTAACCGTAGTTGAGATGAAAGATCAAGTATTTCCCGCTTTCCTTGATCCTGAAATAGCGGGAGTTGTCTCTAAATATGCGGCAGAGAAAGGTATTAATTTGCTGGCTGCGGAAAAAGTAGAAGCCTTTATCGGTGAGACGGAAGTAACAGCGGTTAAGACGGACAAACGCACCATCCCAGCCGATCTGGTGGTATTAGCGATTGGTGCAAGACCCAATGTGGAATTGGCTAGGGCAGCTGGACTGACTATTGGTACAACTGGCGCAATTTCGGTTGATGATGAAATGCGGACCAGTGATCCGGATATATACGCCGGCGGCGACTGTGTAGAAAATATCAACATAATGTCGGGACAGAAAGTGTTTGCTCCTATGGGATCTACGGCCAATAAACATGGCCGCGTAATCGGTGAAAACCTGTGCGGTGGTCATGTCAAATTTAAGGGTGTGTTAAACACAGTTATTGCCAAGGTACATAGCCTCACTGTCGGCAAGACTGGATTAAGTGAACGTGATGCGAAGCAACTGGGCTATGACTACATCACCGTTATGGTTGCCGGTCCTGATAAGCCGCATTATATGGGAGCAAAATCTATCACCATAAAATTAATCGCTGATGCCAATACCCGAAAAGTTCTCGGAATGCAGGCTGTCGGCGAAGGAGAGGTAGCCAAAAGGGTGGATGTTGCCGCAGCGGTGCTGACAATGGGAGGAACGATTGACGATTTATTTGACATCGACCTGTCATATGCGCCGCCGTATAATTCGCCTATAGACAATTTAGCGGTGGCCGCCAATGCGGTTATGAACAAACTGGCAGGTAAGTTTAATGGTATTTCACCCATAACAGCCAAGGAAAAGATGCAAACCGGTAAAGCCGTGTTCCTTGATGTGCGTACTCCCGATGAATGTAAGCAGATACGTCTGGCAGACTGTCCGAATATCAAATATATTCCTCTTGGGCAGCTACGCAGCAGGCTGGCAGAACTGAATAAAGCGGATGAAATTGTAGCGTTTTGCAAAATCAGCCTGCGGGGCTATGAGGCAGAAGGCTTTCTAGAAGGCGCCGGCTTTGAAAACGTCAAGGTTCTGGAAGGCGGCATTGTGTCCTGGCCGTTTGCTTGTGAAAAAGAAGAATGAAGAGCATTGTTAGGATAGCATAGAAGTTTTGTAACATTAAACAGTAATATGAATATCAGTATTATGATGAACTGGTTTTCATATGAAAAAGTTGGGAGGGAGTTATATGAAACAAGACAGAGGCTGGAGCCCTTATCTTGCCGGGGCACTCAGCGGCTTGGTGTCAATAGGCTCTGTTTGGTTTGTTGGTAAATACCTTGGTGCATCGACAACTTTTGTCCGTACGACCGGAATGCTGGAGAAGATCTTTTCTCCTGAACGGGTCGCAAGCATGCCTTACTTTATCAAGGAAGTACCAATGATTGACTGGCAATGGATGTTCGTTATAGGCGTTGCCCTCGGGGCATTCGTGGCAGCGAAGTCATCCGGCAGTTTTCGCTGGCAGGCAGTTCCTACTATGTGGCAGGAACAGTTTGGGCCACACATCACGCCAAGGGCAAAAATTGCCTTTATCGGTGGAATTGTGGCCATGTTCGGCGCGCGGCTTGCCGACGGCTGCCCTAGCGGGCATGGCTTAAGCGGTTCGCTGCAGCTTGCAGTCAGCGGATTTATTGCGCTAGCCAGTTTCTTCATCGGCGGCCTGATTTCGGCGAATTGGCTTTATAAAGGTGGTGGAAAGTAATGGATTTGATTTATGGTCTGATTACCGGTGTTTTGTTTGGCATCTTTCTGCAGAAGGGCCGTGTGCTGCGTTATGACAAGCAGATTGCAGCCCTGCGGCTGCAGGATATGACCATCGTCAAATTTATGCTGTCCCATGTCGCTGTAGCCATGGTCGGCGTTTATCTGCTCTATGATCTGGGATTGGTAAAGCTGTCCTTGAAGCCTACCATCCTAGGCGGGGTCATTATCGGCGGCTTACTGTTCGGCTTAGGCTGGGGATTGCTTGGCTACTGCCCGGGCACTTCCTTGGGAGCGTTGGGTGAAGGACGATGGGATTCTGTTTGGGGTATTTTAGGTATGCTGGTCGGGGCAGGGTTATATGCTGAAGCCTATCCATACTTAGAAAAGACTGTTCTTACTTGGGGTAATTACGGCAAAATTACTATTCCTCAAATTTTAGGCGTCAATCATTGGTTGATCATTGTACCGTTTTTACTAGGGACGGTTTTCTTGTTCCGATGGTTAGAGAAAAGAGGGCTGTAGGCAGTTGATCTGTTGCTGATTCGCGTGCGGAAAGACTTGGTAGCAGCTGTATATTATCGTAAAGTATAAGAACACCGGAG
It includes:
- a CDS encoding FAD-dependent oxidoreductase gives rise to the protein MKKILVIGGVAAGLKAAAKARRCDSQASITVLERGKIISYGACGMPYYVGGDVNDIDDLMKTPVGVLRSPGYFKNAKDITVLTQTEAMAIDRDSKVVTVKNLATGEDDTLPYDKLVIATGASAIKPSLPGVELGNIYSLWHPDDAKAIRQGIEAGKFNRAIIIGAGLVGMEMAEALTKQQLQVTVVEMKDQVFPAFLDPEIAGVVSKYAAEKGINLLAAEKVEAFIGETEVTAVKTDKRTIPADLVVLAIGARPNVELARAAGLTIGTTGAISVDDEMRTSDPDIYAGGDCVENINIMSGQKVFAPMGSTANKHGRVIGENLCGGHVKFKGVLNTVIAKVHSLTVGKTGLSERDAKQLGYDYITVMVAGPDKPHYMGAKSITIKLIADANTRKVLGMQAVGEGEVAKRVDVAAAVLTMGGTIDDLFDIDLSYAPPYNSPIDNLAVAANAVMNKLAGKFNGISPITAKEKMQTGKAVFLDVRTPDECKQIRLADCPNIKYIPLGQLRSRLAELNKADEIVAFCKISLRGYEAEGFLEGAGFENVKVLEGGIVSWPFACEKEE
- a CDS encoding YeeE/YedE thiosulfate transporter family protein — protein: MKQDRGWSPYLAGALSGLVSIGSVWFVGKYLGASTTFVRTTGMLEKIFSPERVASMPYFIKEVPMIDWQWMFVIGVALGAFVAAKSSGSFRWQAVPTMWQEQFGPHITPRAKIAFIGGIVAMFGARLADGCPSGHGLSGSLQLAVSGFIALASFFIGGLISANWLYKGGGK
- a CDS encoding DUF6691 family protein, whose product is MDLIYGLITGVLFGIFLQKGRVLRYDKQIAALRLQDMTIVKFMLSHVAVAMVGVYLLYDLGLVKLSLKPTILGGVIIGGLLFGLGWGLLGYCPGTSLGALGEGRWDSVWGILGMLVGAGLYAEAYPYLEKTVLTWGNYGKITIPQILGVNHWLIIVPFLLGTVFLFRWLEKRGL